In Halobaculum rubrum, the following are encoded in one genomic region:
- a CDS encoding inorganic phosphate transporter gives MVELLLLVGVLVSMFVGYNIGGSTTGPAFGPAVGAGAVSKSTAAALMTTFFFVGAWTIGRRVVDTLGSELVTASGVFTLETSIGVLFFIGLALFVGNVFGVPASTSMTAVGAIAGLGVANDALDWEIMGGIVIWWVVAPVIGFWVSLIIGRYFYDRLDGLLAMQETDGVVFDIDRSDGIVPSVSIHDDASGREAIGVAAVIAIGCLMAFSSGTSNIANAIAPLVGAGALEMNPGILIGGLAVGIGSFTIARRTLETMGSDITELPLTAAIVVASISAALVVFLSFIGIPASFVVIATMSIVGLGWGRATRPIAVSEAVRGETEETPSGDAAEAADIPTPGELFDPATTARVVVMQNVVPLISTVGAFLTFRYAPFF, from the coding sequence ATGGTTGAGCTACTCCTTCTCGTCGGCGTGCTCGTTTCGATGTTCGTCGGCTACAACATCGGCGGATCGACGACCGGTCCCGCGTTCGGGCCCGCGGTGGGGGCCGGTGCAGTGTCGAAGTCGACCGCGGCGGCGTTGATGACGACGTTCTTCTTCGTCGGTGCGTGGACGATCGGCAGACGCGTCGTCGACACGCTCGGCTCGGAACTGGTTACGGCATCCGGCGTGTTCACCTTGGAGACGAGTATCGGGGTGTTGTTTTTCATCGGATTGGCGCTGTTCGTCGGCAACGTCTTCGGCGTGCCCGCCTCGACGTCGATGACCGCCGTCGGCGCCATCGCCGGGCTGGGCGTCGCGAACGACGCGCTCGACTGGGAGATCATGGGCGGGATCGTGATCTGGTGGGTTGTCGCCCCGGTCATCGGCTTTTGGGTGTCGCTCATCATCGGCCGCTACTTCTACGATCGACTCGACGGCCTGCTCGCGATGCAAGAGACCGACGGCGTGGTGTTCGACATCGATCGGTCCGACGGGATCGTGCCGAGCGTCTCGATCCACGACGACGCGAGCGGGCGCGAGGCGATCGGCGTCGCCGCCGTGATCGCGATCGGCTGTCTGATGGCGTTCAGCTCCGGCACGTCCAACATCGCGAACGCCATCGCGCCGCTGGTCGGCGCCGGTGCACTAGAAATGAATCCGGGTATCCTCATCGGCGGGCTCGCCGTCGGGATCGGCTCGTTCACCATCGCCCGTCGAACGCTGGAGACGATGGGGAGCGACATCACCGAACTCCCGCTGACGGCCGCGATCGTCGTCGCGTCGATCTCCGCGGCGCTCGTGGTGTTCCTCTCGTTCATCGGGATCCCCGCCAGCTTCGTCGTCATCGCCACGATGTCGATCGTCGGCCTCGGATGGGGGCGTGCTACCCGCCCGATCGCCGTCTCGGAGGCCGTCCGCGGCGAGACGGAGGAAACGCCGTCCGGTGACGCGGCGGAGGCCGCCGACATCCCGACGCCGGGCGAACTGTTCGACCCCGCGACGACCGCCCGCGTCGTCGTGATGCAGAACGTCGTCCCCCTCATCTCGACGGTCGGTGCCTTCCTCACCTTCCGGTACGCGCCGTTCTTCTGA
- a CDS encoding DUF445 family protein: MNPQRVDSIVDLTYGLLIALAVGLILVLGTSVGVAFGLGVIVSFVIHIGWKMARFDPQWMTTEVQQTVEETVEETVEETVADTVDESVGETVEKTVADTVDKTVEETVGATVEKTVDETVGETVEEKMEKTVGETVEAKVGETVDETVEKTVDETVGETVEAKVGETVDETVEKTVDETVDRTMEEKVGDTVEKAVEETVEQTVGDTVEKAVEETVEEKVGAAVKQSIDEKLGDGDDPDSDANGDADAGADSDPSGEADDSSDADRSTDT; this comes from the coding sequence GTGAATCCGCAACGCGTCGACTCCATCGTCGACCTGACGTACGGCCTCCTGATCGCGTTGGCGGTCGGGCTGATACTCGTGCTCGGCACGTCGGTCGGGGTCGCGTTCGGGCTGGGTGTCATCGTCTCGTTCGTCATCCACATCGGCTGGAAGATGGCCCGGTTCGACCCCCAGTGGATGACCACAGAGGTCCAGCAGACGGTCGAGGAAACGGTCGAGGAAACGGTCGAGGAAACGGTCGCGGACACCGTCGACGAGTCCGTCGGTGAGACGGTGGAGAAGACGGTCGCGGACACGGTGGACAAGACCGTGGAGGAGACGGTGGGGGCGACGGTGGAGAAGACGGTCGACGAGACGGTGGGCGAGACGGTAGAGGAGAAGATGGAGAAGACGGTGGGCGAGACGGTAGAAGCGAAGGTAGGCGAGACGGTCGACGAGACGGTGGAGAAGACGGTCGACGAGACGGTGGGCGAGACGGTAGAAGCGAAGGTGGGCGAGACGGTCGACGAGACGGTGGAGAAGACGGTCGACGAGACGGTCGACAGGACGATGGAGGAGAAGGTGGGCGACACTGTGGAGAAGGCGGTGGAGGAGACGGTAGAGCAGACGGTCGGCGACACTGTGGAGAAGGCGGTGGAGGAGACGGTGGAGGAAAAGGTGGGCGCGGCGGTGAAACAGTCTATCGACGAAAAGCTCGGCGACGGTGACGACCCGGACAGCGACGCGAACGGGGACGCCGACGCCGGCGCCGACAGCGATCCGTCGGGCGAGGCTGACGACTCTTCCGACGCTGATCGATCGACTGACACGTGA
- a CDS encoding halocyanin domain-containing protein, which translates to MRDPRTSSVSRRDVLRTALAGGVAAAGGGAAAAPAAAQSSGGLEEWFSDVSNYDGVVDETGADSVTVEVGTQANGGGYGFGPAAVRVDPGATVTWEWTGNGGSHNVAAEGDASFESELVGDAGHTFEHTFEAAGVYRYACTPHKALGMKGAVVVGDAAVGGSGDGGGSDGTSSSGTETSSTTEPAGGTNESAGGGADGGSGGDGGGAGDAPALLLLGGGIGAVLSPLVFGLFMLLFGDDDDGQGGADPGYRTDGGSRSAGAADDGAR; encoded by the coding sequence ATGAGAGATCCGAGAACATCATCGGTGTCGCGGCGGGACGTGCTTCGAACGGCGCTGGCGGGCGGCGTCGCGGCGGCCGGCGGCGGGGCCGCCGCAGCGCCGGCGGCCGCACAGTCGTCCGGCGGGCTCGAGGAGTGGTTCTCCGACGTGAGCAACTACGACGGCGTCGTCGACGAGACCGGCGCGGACTCGGTGACCGTCGAGGTCGGCACGCAGGCGAACGGCGGTGGGTACGGCTTCGGGCCCGCGGCGGTCCGCGTCGACCCCGGAGCGACCGTCACGTGGGAGTGGACGGGGAACGGCGGCTCGCACAACGTCGCCGCCGAGGGTGACGCCTCCTTCGAGTCGGAGCTCGTCGGCGACGCCGGCCACACGTTCGAGCACACGTTCGAGGCGGCGGGCGTCTACCGGTACGCCTGCACGCCGCACAAGGCCCTCGGGATGAAAGGCGCCGTCGTCGTCGGCGACGCCGCGGTCGGCGGGTCGGGCGACGGCGGTGGATCCGACGGAACCAGCAGCAGCGGCACTGAAACGTCGTCTACGACCGAACCCGCCGGTGGGACGAACGAGTCAGCCGGCGGCGGCGCGGACGGCGGGTCCGGTGGCGACGGCGGTGGCGCCGGGGATGCCCCGGCGCTGCTGTTGCTCGGCGGCGGCATCGGCGCGGTACTGTCGCCGCTCGTGTTCGGGCTGTTCATGCTCCTGTTCGGTGACGACGACGATGGACAGGGAGGCGCCGATCCCGGATACAGAACCGACGGCGGGAGCCGGTCGGCGGGTGCCGCAGACGACGGGGCGAGGTGA
- a CDS encoding dolichyl-phosphate hexose transferase encodes MDQRSYDLDDVSVVMGAYNEAEAIGPVLDDIEAATDGRAEVVVVDSSDDGTADIARERGARVVDQPPSGYGAAVRRALYEASNPVRITTDCDGTYPMDRIPDFLSLVNDGYDVVSGDRLYHGADTMPAMNRLGNRAFAAVASVLCGHTIHDVTTGMRAYHVDAIESIRWTENTGLSAELLVRPAMRGYRIRQEPIEYDERLGETKLDPFSGGAEIGKSILKCCLEERVRQLR; translated from the coding sequence ATGGACCAACGGTCGTACGACCTCGACGACGTAAGCGTCGTCATGGGGGCGTACAACGAGGCGGAGGCGATCGGACCGGTGCTCGACGACATCGAAGCGGCGACGGACGGCCGCGCCGAGGTCGTCGTGGTCGACAGCTCCGACGACGGCACGGCTGACATCGCTCGCGAGCGCGGTGCCCGGGTCGTGGACCAGCCGCCCAGCGGCTACGGCGCGGCGGTCCGCCGCGCGCTGTACGAGGCGAGCAACCCGGTCCGGATCACCACCGACTGTGACGGCACTTATCCGATGGACCGAATTCCTGACTTCCTCTCGCTAGTCAACGACGGGTACGACGTGGTCAGCGGGGACCGGCTGTACCACGGCGCCGACACGATGCCGGCGATGAACCGGCTCGGGAACCGGGCGTTCGCGGCCGTCGCGAGCGTCCTCTGCGGCCACACCATTCACGACGTGACGACCGGGATGCGCGCGTACCACGTGGACGCGATCGAGTCGATCCGGTGGACCGAGAACACCGGCCTGTCCGCGGAACTGCTCGTTCGACCGGCGATGCGCGGCTATCGGATCCGCCAGGAGCCGATCGAGTACGACGAACGACTCGGCGAGACGAAGCTCGACCCGTTCTCCGGCGGCGCGGAGATCGGCAAGTCGATCCTGAAGTGCTGCCTCGAGGAGCGAGTCCGGCAGCTTCGGTAG
- a CDS encoding nitric-oxide reductase large subunit, with amino-acid sequence MRVTRRTLAKALVVAFVVNLVVMGAGAALAYEKAPPVPDRVVGPDGETIATGDDVQAGKVAFQQDGLMNHGSILGNGAYFGPDYTADALDLKTEAMRDYYAEERYGDAYGDLPAEEQAAVDSLVKSDLDDGTPGDGVIEYSAAEAYAHEQVREEYVERYHEGSDARGVPVDMIDSEEDARRFADFALWTAWFSHTDRPGADHSYTNDWPPAPAAGNTPGASAMTWSVIAMVLLVAGAGVGIWLYSSVDLPEPSAEGVDVPHPDDIDLLPSQSAALWFVPVAALLFLVQTLLGGLLAHYYIERHAFFGLETIPGLGIDVLQLLPFAMAKTWHIDLGILWIATLWLGAGLFLPPLLTGYEPDNQARYVKGLLVALVVVVAGGLTGIWLGAHGYFDGDLWWILGNEGLEYLEVGKLWQAGLLVGFLAWAALAARGLKPLLKREPPYGLAHMILYAGGSIALLFTAGFLFTPKTNIAVTEFWRWWVVHMWVEGAFEFFIVAVVAMTLVSMNLLRRRSAEKAVLLEALLVMGTGVIGVSHHYWWIGMPDVWVPLGSVFSTLELIPLVFILFEAINEYRALANSGEAFPYTLPFMFIIASGVWNFVGAGVLGFFINLPLINYYEHGTYLTVGHAHAAMFGAFGFLAIGMAIYVLRFTVSNWSGRRLRWAFWLWNVGLALMVFVSVLPVGFIQLEVSFTQGYDAARSLAFYNRPLIQSLFWARLPGDTLIILGTALFTYDVAAKLTARRVADDPDRVPAGGAVRPFLEDDD; translated from the coding sequence ATGCGAGTAACGAGACGCACGCTGGCGAAGGCGCTCGTCGTGGCGTTCGTCGTGAACCTCGTCGTGATGGGCGCCGGCGCCGCGTTGGCGTACGAGAAGGCGCCGCCCGTCCCCGACCGCGTGGTCGGTCCCGACGGCGAGACGATCGCGACCGGCGACGACGTCCAGGCAGGGAAGGTCGCCTTCCAGCAGGACGGGTTGATGAATCACGGGTCGATCCTCGGCAACGGGGCGTACTTCGGCCCCGACTACACCGCCGACGCGCTCGATCTCAAGACCGAGGCGATGCGCGACTACTACGCCGAGGAGCGCTACGGCGACGCCTACGGCGACCTCCCCGCCGAGGAGCAAGCCGCCGTCGACTCGCTCGTGAAGTCGGACCTCGACGACGGAACGCCCGGCGACGGGGTCATCGAGTACTCCGCCGCCGAGGCGTACGCCCACGAGCAGGTCAGAGAGGAGTACGTCGAGCGGTACCACGAGGGCTCGGACGCCCGCGGCGTCCCCGTCGACATGATCGACTCCGAGGAGGACGCGCGGCGCTTCGCCGACTTCGCGCTGTGGACCGCGTGGTTCTCACACACCGACCGCCCGGGCGCCGACCACAGCTACACGAACGACTGGCCGCCCGCGCCCGCCGCCGGCAACACCCCCGGCGCGTCCGCGATGACCTGGAGCGTCATCGCGATGGTGCTGCTCGTCGCCGGCGCCGGCGTGGGGATCTGGCTGTACTCGTCGGTCGACCTCCCTGAGCCCTCTGCGGAGGGGGTCGACGTGCCGCATCCGGACGACATCGACCTCCTCCCGAGCCAGTCGGCCGCGCTGTGGTTCGTTCCCGTCGCGGCGTTGCTGTTCCTCGTACAGACACTGCTCGGGGGGCTGCTCGCACACTACTACATCGAACGACACGCGTTCTTCGGCCTGGAGACGATCCCCGGCTTGGGAATCGATGTCCTCCAGCTGCTGCCGTTCGCAATGGCGAAGACGTGGCACATCGACCTGGGGATCCTCTGGATCGCCACGCTGTGGCTGGGCGCGGGACTGTTCCTCCCGCCGCTGTTGACTGGGTACGAGCCCGACAACCAGGCGCGGTACGTGAAGGGCCTCCTCGTCGCGTTGGTCGTCGTCGTGGCGGGCGGGCTCACCGGCATCTGGCTCGGTGCCCACGGGTACTTCGACGGCGACCTGTGGTGGATCCTCGGCAACGAGGGCCTGGAGTACTTGGAGGTCGGAAAGCTTTGGCAGGCCGGCCTGCTCGTGGGCTTCCTCGCGTGGGCCGCCCTCGCCGCACGCGGGCTGAAACCGCTGTTGAAGCGCGAGCCGCCGTACGGGCTCGCGCACATGATCCTCTACGCCGGCGGCTCCATCGCGCTGCTGTTCACCGCGGGGTTCCTGTTCACCCCGAAGACGAACATCGCGGTGACCGAGTTCTGGCGCTGGTGGGTCGTCCACATGTGGGTCGAGGGCGCCTTCGAGTTCTTCATCGTCGCCGTCGTCGCGATGACCTTGGTGTCGATGAACCTCCTGCGGCGCCGCTCGGCCGAGAAGGCCGTCCTGCTGGAGGCGCTGCTCGTGATGGGCACCGGCGTCATCGGCGTCAGCCACCACTACTGGTGGATCGGGATGCCGGACGTCTGGGTCCCGCTCGGGAGCGTGTTCTCCACGCTGGAGCTGATCCCGCTGGTGTTCATCCTCTTCGAGGCGATCAACGAGTACCGCGCGCTCGCGAACAGCGGCGAGGCGTTCCCGTACACGCTGCCGTTCATGTTCATCATCGCCTCGGGAGTGTGGAACTTCGTCGGGGCCGGCGTGCTCGGCTTCTTCATCAATCTCCCGCTGATCAACTACTACGAGCACGGCACCTACCTCACGGTCGGCCACGCCCACGCCGCCATGTTCGGCGCGTTCGGCTTCCTCGCTATCGGCATGGCGATCTACGTGCTCCGGTTCACCGTCTCGAACTGGAGCGGGCGGCGCCTCCGGTGGGCGTTCTGGCTGTGGAACGTCGGCCTCGCGCTGATGGTGTTCGTCAGCGTCCTCCCGGTCGGGTTCATCCAGCTTGAGGTGTCGTTCACGCAGGGGTACGACGCCGCGCGCTCGCTGGCGTTCTACAACCGGCCGCTGATCCAGTCGCTGTTCTGGGCGCGGCTCCCCGGCGACACGCTGATCATCCTCGGGACGGCGCTGTTCACCTACGACGTGGCCGCGAAGCTGACCGCCCGCCGCGTCGCCGACGACCCCGACCGCGTCCCCGCCGGCGGTGCGGTTCGGCCGTTCCTCGAGGACGACGACTGA
- the nirK gene encoding copper-containing nitrite reductase, with amino-acid sequence MPTTRRTTLKALGTGAGGAALAGCSANAPTDTQTETARKTTEKKSGKPTRKRVAADPTDVPDPIDRDTSETVEVDMVAREVRAEIEDGVVYDYMTFDGQIPGPMVRVRRGDTVRVTLTNAEENAMPHNVDFHACYGPGGGAEDTTVAPGESATIQFRAEYPGAFIYHCAVPNLDYHIASGMFGMILVEPEDGLPEVDREFYVGQHEIYTDKPAGEKGRHSFDLESMKAEDPTYVVLNGQKYGLTPDRFGALSAETGETARMFMVDGGPNLNSNFHPIGNVWTEAYRDGALASNPERFVQTMNVPPGSCMVGTMDFPVPEDIKLVDHALSRVARKGMLGILSVDGEENPDVFDPSP; translated from the coding sequence ATGCCCACAACACGACGTACGACGCTGAAAGCGCTCGGAACCGGTGCGGGCGGGGCCGCCCTCGCCGGGTGTTCCGCGAACGCGCCGACCGACACCCAGACCGAGACCGCACGAAAGACCACCGAGAAGAAAAGCGGCAAGCCGACGAGGAAGCGCGTCGCCGCGGACCCGACTGACGTCCCGGACCCGATCGACCGTGACACGTCGGAGACCGTCGAAGTCGACATGGTCGCTCGCGAGGTGCGCGCGGAGATCGAGGACGGCGTGGTCTACGACTACATGACGTTCGACGGGCAGATCCCGGGCCCGATGGTCCGCGTCCGCCGCGGCGACACCGTCCGGGTGACCCTGACGAACGCCGAGGAGAACGCGATGCCGCACAACGTCGACTTCCACGCCTGCTACGGGCCCGGCGGCGGCGCCGAGGACACGACAGTCGCGCCCGGCGAGTCGGCAACGATCCAGTTCCGTGCGGAGTACCCCGGCGCCTTCATCTACCACTGTGCCGTCCCGAACCTGGACTACCACATCGCCTCGGGGATGTTCGGGATGATCCTCGTCGAGCCGGAGGACGGACTCCCTGAGGTCGACCGCGAGTTCTACGTCGGCCAACACGAGATCTACACGGACAAGCCCGCCGGCGAGAAGGGGCGTCACAGCTTCGACCTGGAGTCGATGAAGGCGGAGGACCCGACGTACGTCGTGCTCAACGGGCAGAAGTACGGGCTCACGCCCGACCGCTTCGGCGCGTTGAGCGCCGAGACCGGCGAGACCGCCCGCATGTTCATGGTCGACGGTGGTCCGAACCTGAACAGCAACTTCCACCCCATCGGCAACGTCTGGACCGAGGCCTACCGCGACGGGGCGCTCGCGAGCAACCCCGAACGGTTCGTCCAGACGATGAACGTCCCGCCGGGAAGCTGCATGGTCGGAACCATGGACTTCCCCGTGCCGGAGGACATCAAACTCGTCGACCACGCGCTCTCGCGTGTCGCGCGCAAGGGGATGCTCGGAATCCTCTCGGTCGACGGCGAGGAGAACCCGGACGTGTTCGATCCCTCGCCGTAG
- a CDS encoding helix-turn-helix domain-containing protein has protein sequence MARARLEVTLPEDVWVGEVTRSHPDATLSVLSVLPTERGGVALVALRGDDAPSVVRDIDAADGVDEVELQRAAEDVREAIIRVETTDARLLLPLLDSRLPVEYPVEVARGTAKLTVAGSRDRLSAFATALETMGMDYVVDYVHDAIDAEDLLTDGQRELLASAIRTGYYDTPRETTLTQLADQHGIAKSTASERLHRAEGKVIKRFADDALDVESDRSPLAPTND, from the coding sequence GTGGCTCGCGCGCGACTCGAGGTGACGCTCCCGGAGGACGTGTGGGTCGGGGAGGTAACCCGGTCACATCCGGACGCGACGCTGTCGGTGCTGTCGGTGCTGCCGACCGAACGCGGCGGGGTTGCGCTCGTCGCGCTGCGTGGCGACGACGCGCCGTCGGTGGTCCGCGACATCGATGCCGCCGACGGCGTTGACGAGGTCGAACTCCAGCGAGCGGCCGAGGACGTTCGCGAGGCGATCATTCGGGTCGAGACGACGGACGCCAGGCTGCTGTTGCCGCTGCTCGACTCGCGACTTCCCGTCGAGTATCCGGTCGAGGTGGCGAGGGGGACGGCCAAGCTCACGGTCGCCGGCTCGCGCGATCGGCTCTCGGCGTTCGCGACCGCGCTGGAGACGATGGGGATGGACTACGTCGTCGACTACGTTCACGACGCGATCGACGCCGAGGACCTCCTCACCGACGGGCAGCGGGAGTTGCTCGCATCGGCGATACGGACCGGCTACTACGACACCCCGCGCGAGACCACGCTGACCCAACTCGCGGACCAGCATGGGATCGCCAAGTCGACTGCGAGCGAACGGCTCCACCGCGCCGAGGGAAAGGTGATCAAGCGGTTCGCGGACGACGCGCTCGACGTCGAGTCGGACCGGTCGCCGCTCGCGCCGACGAACGACTGA
- a CDS encoding sensor histidine kinase yields MDLRRLMATAIVSVTGLGLAGVAVSSLSSGVPGLPGGIIVGAVLVLGGAFAIAGPMLYRSTVTSDHLLRVAGWNTLGVVVTVAVLALVGTFQAADGGRVAAPLLSGAVIVGVSAFAHVLIGVNDVRRIRARTVADQRRKAAVVNRFVRHDLRHAAQMLIGYSDRIPNGSGGDDAEEATDGGDGANTDVAAKIVSIARQLNETQSRVKVIDELLEGDPDTRASVVVSDSIEERRSSLTDGHPDASLRIDSDGTPAVRGGDHVVTAVVELVENALEHGGDPVDVRVRERRVGDEVEIRVVDDGDGFPADERALINDDEAETQLRHSSGMGLWLSKWVIEFYGGSLTIGTNERGDSEATVRLPVAAGSKSS; encoded by the coding sequence ATGGATCTACGACGGTTGATGGCGACAGCGATCGTCAGCGTCACCGGCCTAGGACTGGCCGGTGTCGCTGTGTCGTCCCTGTCGAGCGGCGTTCCCGGCCTCCCGGGTGGGATCATCGTCGGCGCCGTACTCGTGCTCGGCGGGGCGTTCGCGATCGCGGGGCCGATGCTGTACCGGAGTACCGTCACGTCCGACCACCTCCTTCGGGTCGCCGGGTGGAACACGCTCGGCGTCGTCGTGACGGTCGCGGTCCTCGCGCTCGTCGGAACGTTCCAGGCGGCCGATGGGGGGCGCGTCGCCGCTCCCCTGCTCTCGGGAGCGGTGATCGTCGGCGTCAGCGCCTTCGCACACGTGCTGATCGGTGTCAACGACGTCAGACGGATCCGGGCTCGGACGGTCGCCGACCAGCGGCGAAAGGCGGCCGTGGTGAATCGGTTCGTCCGTCACGATCTCCGTCACGCGGCACAGATGCTGATCGGCTACAGCGACCGGATCCCGAACGGGTCGGGCGGCGACGACGCCGAGGAAGCTACCGACGGGGGCGACGGCGCGAACACCGACGTCGCGGCGAAGATCGTGTCGATCGCCCGGCAGTTGAACGAGACGCAATCGCGCGTCAAAGTCATCGACGAACTGCTCGAGGGCGATCCGGACACCCGCGCGTCCGTAGTGGTGAGCGACTCGATCGAGGAGCGCCGCAGTTCGCTGACCGACGGGCATCCCGACGCCTCGCTTCGGATCGACTCGGACGGCACCCCCGCGGTCCGCGGCGGCGACCACGTCGTGACCGCGGTCGTCGAGCTGGTCGAGAACGCGCTGGAGCACGGCGGCGACCCCGTGGACGTCCGGGTCCGAGAACGGCGGGTCGGCGACGAGGTCGAGATCCGCGTCGTCGACGACGGCGACGGGTTCCCGGCCGACGAGCGCGCGCTGATCAACGACGACGAGGCCGAGACGCAACTGCGCCACAGCAGCGGCATGGGGCTGTGGCTCTCGAAGTGGGTGATCGAGTTCTACGGCGGGTCGTTGACGATCGGGACGAACGAACGCGGGGACAGCGAGGCGACGGTGAGACTGCCGGTCGCTGCGGGCTCGAAGAGTTCGTAG